The stretch of DNA AATATTCCTTGAATGAAAAGATGGATGGAAGTCAAATGACTAAGGTATTACTTCTATGCCCTGCACCTTCTTGCAGCAAGCCTTCCTCTTAGGAGAAATAAGCAATTGGCcaaagtgccccccccccccgttgcaGTTGCTAATTACCAAATCTGCATGATTATTACTACTAACGATGCACATTTACATTGGGGCTGCATGATTTTCCACGCagcttcctatttttattttggataacaCCCTCAAGAACATTCTTCCATTTTATGGAGGCCCCAAGAGGTGGCACACAGTTGAGCCAGTGCTTGGTCCTCATTTGGCTGCAGAACCAGTGATATCGATGACTGTTCTCGCTAGGAACCCGCCTCTTGCAAGGGCTGGAATCGATCACCCCGGACTCCTCTGGCCTTCTGGACGTCAGTTCCTTGGCTGAGGGGCTTCCCTGATCACCCTAAAGGGGGCTCCGTGACCAGGCACGACCACATCCGCAATGCCTAGGACCCTCTTACGGCTGCGATCCTGGGCCACCGGGTCTTCGCTCAGCGCTTGCCATGAGTCTTCGTCTCCACTGCGTTCAAACACATCGCCCGCCACCACCACGGTGCCCAGGGCCGTGCCCGCCACCACCACACTCACGTCCCGCTGGCCCCCATGGCCCGGCGTGGCCCACACCTCGAGCCCCGGGCCCAGGCGCAGGGGCAGCTCCTCACCCAGCCCATGGGGGAGGTAGCGGCCCCCCGGGAGGCAGAAGTCGTGGGAGACCAGCAGAGCCGCCGTGGGAAAAAGCCCCAGGTTCCCGATGTGATCCGAGTGTCCGTGGGTGCCCACCACGAGAGTCACGTCTCCGGGGGCCACGCCCTGTCCCGCCAGGGCCCCCAGGAGCGCCTCCTGAGCCCAGGGGCCCCCAGTGTCCACGAGGATGGGCCCCCGGGCCGCCTCCTCCAGGGCGGTTTTCGCCCCACCGCCCTCGGGCGGGGCCTCTCGGTGGCTGGAGGCTGAGCTCCAGGCCTGAGGCAGCACGAGCGTCACGGAGCCGTCCGCCCGGACCGCGTCGTCTACCCCCTCGGGCTCCGCGTAGCCCTGCAGCAGGACCACCACGGAGTAGCGGTCGCCGCGCACCAGCACGGGCGGCTCCCCGCGCAGCGGCTCGGTCCGCACTAGACCGCTCATGGCAGGATCGGGACAGCTGGAAAAGGGAAGTGGGGCTGTGGGTGACCGTCCAGGGCCTTGGGGTTCCCACAGGCGCCCCACCTTCCAAGTCGGTTCTCTGCCACCCCCCTCGCACCCTTAGATGGTATCCCCCTTCCGTAGTTTCCCCTCAGCGTGAACCCGCCGGTCCCTCGGTGTCTTCGGCCGTCGCCACACTTTTCGTGCGGTAGGTCCTCACCCATCATCCCCCAAAGGGCATCCTCTTTATTTCCCTCATCCTGACCCAGGCCTTGAACGTCGCCTCGTCGCTACTCCTAATCCTTGCCGCACTCCAAGGGAAGATCGGCCCTCGGAAAAGCGCGCGAGATCTTGTCCTCTGCGAGCTCCCGTAAGCCCGAAGTATGGTGGCCGAGAGGCGCCGCCGCACGCTGCTATTTAATTCCGGTGCGTTCTCCCGCATGAGCCGAGAGGGGTTGCACAGACCCGCGCCTAAATAGTTATCGGCCCTCCCCCCACGGCCCCGCCGgcccctgccagcctccctggACTGCAAACTACAAAGCACCATTAGCGTCTAACAGCCGGCGCCCAGCGGCCCTATTCTCTGGGCGCTGCTACATCGGCCAGGTATGACGTGTGCAGGGCAGCTGTTTGAAACTACGGGCCCagctgatatttaaaaatatttttactagcGATTAGAAAATTTGGCACATGTGTAAAAATTACATGGTGGGCCCTCAGTGAAATCAGTATTAAGTAGACAGATATCTACCCCCACCTAACTTAACATCGCTCCTCCTTAGTGTCCCCTTCTCCGGTTTGTTGGCTTGTAGCCTCCTAGACGCAGGCAGTGTGCATAGGTCGGAGAGAATGAATGTCCATGCTGGAgtttttaaagtctaaaaaaacAGACCCCGAGAGCAAAGTGACTCCCAAGACTCTCAGCTCCAGTGCCTTCACTGACctttggtggggtggggagtcctAGAGAGATTTAAAGGGGAAAGCCTTCAATGCCGTCATCACACACACCTGACACTTAAGGGGCTAGATGGCAGGCAGAGGACTCATCT from Vulpes vulpes isolate BD-2025 chromosome 3, VulVul3, whole genome shotgun sequence encodes:
- the MBLAC1 gene encoding metallo-beta-lactamase domain-containing protein 1 yields the protein MSGLVRTEPLRGEPPVLVRGDRYSVVVLLQGYAEPEGVDDAVRADGSVTLVLPQAWSSASSHREAPPEGGGAKTALEEAARGPILVDTGGPWAQEALLGALAGQGVAPGDVTLVVGTHGHSDHIGNLGLFPTAALLVSHDFCLPGGRYLPHGLGEELPLRLGPGLEVWATPGHGGQRDVSVVVAGTALGTVVVAGDVFERSGDEDSWQALSEDPVAQDRSRKRVLGIADVVVPGHGAPFRVIREAPQPRN